The following proteins are co-located in the Leptospira selangorensis genome:
- a CDS encoding TetR/AcrR family transcriptional regulator → MTRKVVLPDEDRKKEILEAALYCFLQFGYSKTSMDDIAKQANLSRPLLYLKFKNKEDLYEGIFDYTLEGSYEEAEKVLSQNISAKQKLLRVCELILIEPWAKIEGKPKTSEFYETCSKLSPKSTQKYERQIIKFTEQILGDRESAKVFFLALEGLSADLPKTKVLRKRVELLTERFTR, encoded by the coding sequence ATGACTCGAAAGGTAGTTCTTCCGGACGAAGATAGAAAAAAGGAAATTTTAGAAGCCGCCTTATATTGTTTTCTTCAATTCGGGTATTCCAAAACTTCAATGGATGATATCGCTAAACAGGCGAATTTGTCCCGCCCACTTCTCTATTTAAAATTTAAGAACAAAGAAGATCTATACGAAGGAATTTTCGATTATACCTTGGAAGGAAGTTATGAAGAAGCGGAGAAGGTTTTAAGCCAAAATATTTCCGCTAAACAAAAACTTCTTCGAGTCTGTGAATTGATACTGATCGAACCCTGGGCCAAAATAGAAGGAAAACCTAAAACTTCCGAGTTTTATGAAACCTGTTCTAAATTATCTCCAAAGAGCACTCAAAAATACGAACGCCAAATTATCAAATTCACAGAACAGATATTAGGGGACAGGGAGAGTGCAAAAGTGTTCTTCTTGGCTTTGGAAGGACTTTCTGCGGACCTTCCGAAAACGAAAGTTTTACGCAAAAGAGTGGAATTGCTCACGGAAAGATTTACACGTTAA
- a CDS encoding MBL fold metallo-hydrolase, whose protein sequence is MKKVHSSRKWLFPVLVLALGASFFYTCQAMGKKAEGERLIRMQDSPQWKDGQFVNPQPLINDFWMALGSMFRQSVDVSPKDPVPVVFVEKSRFSKLPSSGLRVTWFGHSSSLIELDGVRVLTDPVWSERTSPSSWIGPKRWYPPLISLEDLPEIDVVLISHDHYDHMDLGTISKLKDRNILFVVPLGLGANLSYWGVPTEKIVELDWWETKKIKNLEIVSTPARHASGRYLLDNDKKLWSSYALLGNQHRVYFSGDTGLFPKMKEIGEKYGPFDLTMIETGQYNQAWPDWHIGPEQAVIAHSQLKGKVLLPIHWGLFALASHGWTEPIERVLEKSKELGVTVITPKPGESAEPGLKKDYIAWWPKLPYNSAKEDPILSSQLEENTASAR, encoded by the coding sequence ATGAAGAAGGTACACAGTTCTCGAAAATGGCTCTTCCCTGTCTTGGTCTTAGCTTTGGGAGCGTCATTTTTTTATACCTGCCAGGCAATGGGTAAAAAAGCAGAAGGAGAAAGATTGATCAGAATGCAAGACTCTCCTCAATGGAAGGATGGACAATTCGTAAATCCTCAACCTCTGATCAACGATTTCTGGATGGCATTAGGAAGTATGTTCCGACAAAGTGTGGATGTAAGTCCCAAAGATCCTGTTCCTGTAGTTTTTGTAGAAAAATCAAGATTTTCTAAATTACCTAGCTCAGGCTTGAGGGTTACTTGGTTTGGACATTCTTCTTCTTTGATAGAGTTGGATGGAGTTAGAGTCTTAACAGATCCTGTTTGGTCGGAAAGAACTTCACCTTCTTCTTGGATCGGTCCTAAGAGATGGTATCCTCCTTTGATCTCTTTGGAAGATCTTCCTGAAATAGATGTAGTATTAATTTCTCATGATCATTATGATCATATGGACTTAGGAACCATTTCTAAACTCAAAGATAGAAATATATTATTCGTGGTTCCACTCGGTTTAGGGGCAAATCTTTCCTATTGGGGAGTTCCTACAGAAAAGATAGTGGAGTTAGATTGGTGGGAAACTAAGAAGATCAAAAATCTTGAAATAGTAAGTACTCCAGCAAGACATGCATCCGGTAGATATCTTTTAGATAATGATAAAAAACTTTGGTCCAGTTATGCACTTCTTGGGAATCAACATAGAGTTTATTTTTCGGGAGATACGGGTTTATTCCCTAAGATGAAAGAGATCGGAGAAAAATACGGACCTTTCGATCTAACAATGATAGAAACAGGGCAATACAACCAAGCTTGGCCTGATTGGCATATCGGGCCGGAACAAGCAGTGATCGCTCATTCGCAACTGAAAGGAAAAGTCCTTCTTCCTATCCATTGGGGATTGTTTGCTCTTGCTTCTCATGGATGGACGGAACCTATAGAAAGAGTTTTAGAAAAATCTAAAGAACTTGGAGTTACTGTGATCACTCCTAAGCCGGGAGAAAGTGCGGAGCCTGGTTTAAAAAAAGATTATATAGCCTGGTGGCCTAAACTTCCTTATAATTCCGCTAAAGAAGATCCGATCTTATCCAGCCAACTGGAAGAAAATACTGCGAGTGCGAGGTAA
- a CDS encoding NAD-dependent epimerase/dehydratase family protein — protein MKLKVIITGSTGMVGEGVLLECLEDPNVEKILLLNRKSYGISHPKVEEVLHSDFSDISAIKDKLKGYNTCFFCSGVSSIGLSEEEFFKLTHTLTLHVASTLASLNPNMSFSYISGAGTDSTEKGKTMWARVKGKTENDLLKLPFSKVYNFRPGYMHPTPGAKNTLSAYKYIGWSFPILRAIFPKRVSTLKQLAVAMIRASENGFSKNTVEVEDILELSKS, from the coding sequence ATGAAATTAAAAGTAATTATCACAGGTTCCACAGGAATGGTGGGAGAAGGTGTTTTGTTAGAATGTTTAGAAGATCCAAATGTGGAAAAGATACTTTTGCTGAATAGGAAGTCGTATGGAATTTCTCATCCTAAAGTGGAGGAAGTCCTACATTCCGATTTTTCGGATATTTCCGCAATCAAAGACAAATTGAAAGGGTATAATACCTGTTTTTTTTGTTCCGGGGTTTCTTCCATAGGATTAAGTGAGGAAGAATTTTTTAAACTAACTCATACATTGACATTACATGTGGCAAGTACCTTGGCTTCTTTAAATCCTAATATGAGTTTTTCTTATATTTCAGGTGCAGGTACGGATAGCACTGAAAAGGGAAAAACAATGTGGGCGAGAGTAAAAGGAAAAACTGAAAATGATCTATTAAAACTTCCTTTTTCGAAGGTGTATAATTTCCGTCCGGGTTATATGCACCCAACTCCAGGAGCAAAAAATACTTTGTCCGCTTATAAGTATATTGGTTGGAGTTTTCCGATCTTAAGAGCAATTTTCCCAAAACGAGTTTCTACTTTGAAACAACTTGCAGTTGCGATGATCCGTGCGAGTGAAAATGGTTTTAGTAAGAATACTGTAGAAGTGGAAGATATTTTAGAATTGTCCAAATCTTAA